In Elusimicrobiota bacterium, the genomic stretch CCACCCTGTCGGTAATGCACAACGAAGCCCTTTTCGTCACCGCCGCAAACGCTTCTCGATTGATACGGGCGACAATGCTCGAACGCCTGGGGATAACCTGCTCCCATCCGGGGAAATTACCGTCGATCAAACGGGAAAACAGCGTTGTTTCCCCGAATTTAAACCCCGCCTTATTCTCCGAAATTTCAACAAAAACTTTTTCATCGGGAGGGAGCTCTTCCTGAAGATGGGCGATAATGCGCCCGACTTCGGAAAGAGCCTTCGCCGGAACGATCGCTTTAAATTCAACTCCGGCAGGCAACCCCTCGGCTCCGGCGGCGGCCAAACGCCGTCCATCCGTGGCCACTAAATTAATCTTGCCTTTGGCCAAGATAAAAAGAACGCCGTTTAAGACGTACCTGGTTTCATCGGTGCTGGCCGCAAAGACCGTCTTTTTAATCATATCCATTAAAATCTTAGGTGGAAAAGCGACCGCTTTTTTTTCGTCAAAATCCGGCAATGCCGGATAATCGTCCCTTGGGATTCCGGCGATCTGAAAGCGGGAATGCGAACCCAAAACTTGAACCCTATTATTCTCTTTCAGCTCAAAAACAACGTCTATCTGAGACCCGTTCATGGGAAGCTCGTGCAGGATTTCCCCAAGTTTTTTGGCGGGTAAAGTAATTGACCCTTCTTCCTCGATAACCGCGTTCAGCGAGCTGCGGACGCTCATTTCTAAATCCGTCGATGTAATCCAGAGCTTTTTAGCCTTTAATTCCGTTTCTAAAAGGTAATTGGAAAGAATGGGCAAAGACGATCGTCTCGAAATGGTGTTTTGAACAATTTGCAGACGGTTTATGAGATCTTTTTTATCTATTTTAACTTTCATCGTTATCATCAAACCGTGGAAACCTGTTAGTAAGGCTGTTTCCCCTTAGAGTTCTTATGTGGATAAATTGTTGACAACCATTCACAGTATTCCATATTTGTCCACAGAAAAGTCAAATAATGGGATTGATCAGAAGAAATTAACATTGGATTGTTAAACATCCATGGATTTACGGATATCCTCTTCAAGCTTGTTGATAAACTGAGCTTTATACGGATCGGTGCGAATCATCCCTTCGATTTTACTGTGGGCGTAGATGATGGTGGAATGGTCTTTGCCGCCGAACGATCGGCCGATTTCTTCAAGCGATCTGGTGGTCAGGGTTCGGGCCAGGTACATGGCGACCTGCCTGGGTAAAACCTTGCTGGCGGAGCGCCCTTTATCTTTTAAGTCCGACACGTCGACGTGGTAGTGGCGGGCGACGACTTCTTGAATTTTGGCGATGGACGGCGTCAAGCTTTGATCCCGGGAAACCTCTTCGCGCATTTGCTTTAGGATCTGGTCCGCGGTCTCAATGGTGGCGGGGCTGCCGGTCAGGCAGCAATAGGCGATGAGGCTGTTTAAACATCCTTCAAGAGCGCGGATATTGGAGCGGATATTTTGAGCCAAACGCTGAAGGATGTCGTCGGCGATGACGATGGATTCCAACTCACACTTTTTCCTTAAGATGGCGAGGCGGGTTTCAAAATCAGGAGCTTTCACGTCGGCCACCACGCCCCATTCGAAACGGGAGATCAGCCGGGATTCCAACGGCTGAAGGTCTTTGGGCGCGCGATCGCTGGATAAAACGATTTGGCGGCTTTGGTCGAACAGGGAGTTAAAGGTGTGAAAAAATTCCTGCTCAGAATGCTCCTTGCCGACTAGAAATTGGATATCGGCGATCAGCAGGCAGTCTACTTTTCGGCAGCGTTCGCGGTAGGCATCAACCCCTTTGTTTTTTAAAGCGTTGACGTATTCGTTGACAAAGGTTTCCGAGTTGATATAAAGAACGGATAGTTTTGGGTGCTGCTTTAAGAGCGCGTGGCCGATGGCATGCAGAAGATGCGTCTTTCCCAAGCCGGTGTGGCCGTAAATAAACAGAGGATTGAATTGCTTCCCCGGGCTTTGCGCGACTGCAACGGCAGACGCATGAGCGAAGCGGTTGGTTGGGCCGACGACGAAACGATCAAACGTATATTTGGCGCTGAAGCAAGTCGTCTGCTGGACGGCCGCGGCGGGCGCCGCGGGATCGGGGCGCAAGGCCGGAGGCAGGCCGCTTTCTTTCGGCAGGGAAGTTTCGTTCCAGGAGAAATCAATTTCGGTGACGCCCTCGGCTTCCGGCGCCATGATGGTTAAGACGCGGCGCTTGACGTTTTTTTCGAGCCATTCGGCGTGGAAGCGATTGGGGACCTCCAGCATCAAAAGGCCGTTTTCCACGCCCTTGGGTTTTAAGGGGGCGATCCACAACTCATATTCCTGCGGGGACAGGGAGGCTTTTAAATAATCTTGCGCTTTTTTCCAGACATCGGTAATCATTTTTAATTTTCCAGGGAGGTGATTCATTTTAGATGAGTGGGGAAAGGAAGTCAAATTTGAGAAAATGCTCGGATGC encodes the following:
- the dnaA gene encoding chromosomal replication initiator protein DnaA, whose translation is MNHLPGKLKMITDVWKKAQDYLKASLSPQEYELWIAPLKPKGVENGLLMLEVPNRFHAEWLEKNVKRRVLTIMAPEAEGVTEIDFSWNETSLPKESGLPPALRPDPAAPAAAVQQTTCFSAKYTFDRFVVGPTNRFAHASAVAVAQSPGKQFNPLFIYGHTGLGKTHLLHAIGHALLKQHPKLSVLYINSETFVNEYVNALKNKGVDAYRERCRKVDCLLIADIQFLVGKEHSEQEFFHTFNSLFDQSRQIVLSSDRAPKDLQPLESRLISRFEWGVVADVKAPDFETRLAILRKKCELESIVIADDILQRLAQNIRSNIRALEGCLNSLIAYCCLTGSPATIETADQILKQMREEVSRDQSLTPSIAKIQEVVARHYHVDVSDLKDKGRSASKVLPRQVAMYLARTLTTRSLEEIGRSFGGKDHSTIIYAHSKIEGMIRTDPYKAQFINKLEEDIRKSMDV
- the dnaN gene encoding DNA polymerase III subunit beta, which codes for MKVKIDKKDLINRLQIVQNTISRRSSLPILSNYLLETELKAKKLWITSTDLEMSVRSSLNAVIEEEGSITLPAKKLGEILHELPMNGSQIDVVFELKENNRVQVLGSHSRFQIAGIPRDDYPALPDFDEKKAVAFPPKILMDMIKKTVFAASTDETRYVLNGVLFILAKGKINLVATDGRRLAAAGAEGLPAGVEFKAIVPAKALSEVGRIIAHLQEELPPDEKVFVEISENKAGFKFGETTLFSRLIDGNFPGWEQVIPRRSSIVARINREAFAAVTKRASLCITDRVGTCRYRFTKAACQVTSKTLGHYEFEEDIPVLSFQGEEGFEISFNPHHVIDFLKSVDGDVFEVSMTTAVNPALFSTPEAPGYTYVVMPTRVQN